DNA sequence from the Streptomyces sp. HUAS 15-9 genome:
GTGTCATTGGACAACGCTGCGATCCGTCGCACCTCCAAGTCGGTGCTCGGAGAGTCACGGTCGGGTCCCGCGGACCTCGGCAGCGAGGAGCGGCGCGCGCACCATGGCAGTCTGTCGACGCCGCATCCTCGGTCAGTGGGCCGTTCCAAGCGGATGTGTCGGCCCGTGCAGCGCTACATCGAGGTGGGCAGGTGTGGGGAGCGGAGCACGAGCAGGGTGATCTCGCTGGGGGCGAAGACGCGGAACGGCGGGCCCCAGAAGCCGGTGCCGCGACTGGTGTAGAGGAGGGTGCGAGCGCCGTGGCGGCTGAGGCCGGCGAGGGCGGGCTGGTCGATGCGGACCAGGTGGTGGAAGGGCCAGATCTGGCCGCCGTGGGTGTGGCCGGAGAGTTGTAGGTCGATGCCGTGGGCTGCCGCCCGGTCGATGAACTTGGGCTGGTGTGCCAAGAGCAGGACGGGTAGGTCGGGGTCGGCGCCGTTCAAGGCTCCGGCGAGGTGGGCGCGATGGCCGGCCAGGCCGGAGGACTCGGCGGTGACGTCATCCACGCCGGCCACCACGAGGGCGTCGCCTCCGCGTTCCAGCAGCAGATGACGGTTGCGCAGCGGCTCCCAGCCCAGCTCGTCCATCAGGTCGACCCAGCCCTGGGCCTCGCCGTAGTACTCGTGGTTGCCGGTGACGTAGACACGGGCCCGAGTCGCCTGCACGGTACCGAGTGGGGCGGCCTGGGCGCGACGGCGTTCGGCCGTGCCGTCCGCGATGTCGCCGGTGTGGCAGACCAGGTCGGCTTCCAGAGTGTTCACCGTTTCGCATACCCGTGCCGACCAGCGAGTGCGATCGAGTGGGCCGTAGTGGGTGTCGGTGATGAGGACGACGCGGAGGCCGTCCAACCCAGCACCCAGTCGCGGGAGTTGCACGTAGAGTCCGCGCACGCATGGTACGCGGCGGGCTTCGGCGTACCCCCAGGCGAGCAGTACGGCGGTTACGCCGAGGACGGCCCAAGTGACGATTCGGGCCCGGTCCTGGCTCTCGCCGACGCCGGCCGCGGTCAGGGCGAGCCGCAAGAGGACGCCGAGCAGAACGGACCAGGTGAACAGGACCCAGCTGGTGCCCAGCAGGGTGTCACCGATGATCGCCGCCCGGTCCTGCTGGCGTCGGCCGTGGCCGCGCACCATCGCGAGCGGCATACCGACGAGGCCGAGGGCGGACAGGGTGGTGCCGGCGAGCGTGACGGGCACCGGCCAGTGCTGGCCGGTGTGCAGGAGCACCCAGCACGGTACGGCCCACAGCAGGACGGGGGCGATCAGGGGGATGTAGCGCATCAGGCGGTGCGGTCGGCTCTGCCGCGGCACTTGCGCTTCACCCTCGGCGGGCCGGGTGTTGCTGGTGTCGGTCACGCTTCCCCTCCCTGACCAGGCTGCCGTCTCGCGCACTGTATCCGGTCGTCCTCGGGCTGCCGGACGTTGCGTTCATGGGCCCGGCCCTTTGGGACGAAGGGTCCTCTGCGAGGCGGCAAGGCTCCGCTGCCGGCCTCACCGAGGTCCGCCAGACGCCGTTCACGGTCACCGTCGCCGAGGCCCAGGCCCTCAACTGACCAACCTGCCTGGTGGCCCCGGCGCACACGTACGCGCCGGGGCCACATCTACCAGGCGGGCCATTCACCAACAGTGTCCGAACAACAGTCGGACCTCTCCCCTCATGCCCTACCGGTCAGAGGTTGGCGCACTGTCCGGCACGGGTGCCGTGCACCGTGTTCGGGTTGCCGTCGTTGGTCGGGGGCGGCACGTTGCCGGTGCAGTGCAGCGAGCCGCGGATGGTGTTGCCCGCGATCTCGGCCCGGGTGTCGTCCGGGAACGGGCCGCTGCCGGTCGTCCCGTTGACGTCGACCGAGCCGACGATCTGGTTGGCGATCAGCTCCGCGCCGGAGTGGTTGTCGAGCAGGTGGACGGACCCGCCGACCCGGTTGCCGGCGCAGGCGTCGTCACCCGGATCCCCGACGACCACGAACCCGCTCGCGCGGTCGACCTGCAGTGTCCCGGTGGCGCGGCTGTCGCACATGCCGAACAGCGTGCCGTCCGAGGAGTGCACGCTGCCGAAGACGGTGGAGTGGCCGATGAACAGCGCCCCGCCGGCCGCGCCGTGGACGGTGCCGTGCACGGTGGCGTCGACGATGCAGGTGCTCGGCGCGGTCGCCCGGACGCTGCCGTGGACGTCACCGGTGATGACCTCGGCGCAGGTCACCTGCTGGGTGATGCTCTCCAGGCTGCCCGCCAGGAAGTTGGTGTCGCCGCTGTACTGGGCCGTGATGGTGTGGCTGCCGGGCAGCAGGTTGGCGGAACCCACCTGCGTCTGGGCGCAGTTGGCGCCACCGCCGGGTGCGAGGGTGCCGGTGCCGAGCACCGTGCTGCCGTCCTTGAAGGTCACCGTGCCGGACGGCGGCAGCGCCGGGCTGGTGCTCGGCGGGGCCGGGCAGACAGTGTCGGTGAAGGTGATCGGCTCGCCGAAGGCCGCCGGGCCGTTCGCCGAGGAGGCGAGCGTCGTGCTGACTGGGGCCTGGTTGACGGTCTGGGTCAGGCTCATCGCGGTGCTGCCCAGGTGGTCGAGGTCTCCGCTGTAGGTGGCGTCCACGGTGTGGTCGCCGACGCTCAGCGTGGAGATCGCGTCCGAGGTGGCCGTCCCGGTCGTGGTGTCCACCGGCACCGGGCTGCCGAGCTGGGTGCCGTCGACCCGGAAGGTGACGGTGCCGCCGTCCGGGGTCGGTACGACCTCCGCGGTGAAGGTCACCGGCTGCCCGTAGACGGACGGGTCGGCGGAGGAGGTCAGCGTCGACTGGGTGGTCTGCTTCGGGACGCTGAAGAAGATCGTGTCCCGCGCCTGCTGGGTGGTCTGGTTGGTGCCGTTGAGGTTACCGGTGAACGTGCCGTAGAAGGTGGTGCCGACCGCCTTCATCTGGATGTAGTCGCCGATGAACCGCTGCCGGGCGTCGCCGTTGTCCTTCGCGATCGTGAAAGTCTGCAGCGGGAGGTCGCTGAATGTCGCCCCGTGGTCGGTGCTCCGGGCCAGGTGTGCGGTGACGATCGGGAAGGCGCTGCCGTTGGTTCCGTCGGAGGTCAGGTAGAGGACGCCGACGGTGCCGTCGCTGAGCACCGCGACGGAGGGCAGCGCCGCCTCGGTCGAAGTGGAGACGTTGACCGAGGCGCCGACGGAGAGGCCGCCCGCGCCGTCGTCGGTGAGCCGGCGCAGCCTGATCTGGTTGTGGCCGCCGGTGACGGCCTCGCCGTAGGCCACGAACACGTCGCCGTTGGTCGGGTCGACGGCCGCGTGCTGGACGCCGCCGATCAGTGCGTTGGACGTGGCGAACTTGAAGCCGACGTCGCCCTGGTAGCTGCTGACCGAGGCGACTACCAGGCCGTCGGTGGCGTTGCCCAGGTCCCAGCTCCCTCCGCCGTTGGTCGACCGCTTCAGCCGGATGTTGACGGCGTGCGGCTGGGAGGTGCTCACGCCGCCCTCCTGGTACAGCGCGTACACGGTGCCGTTGCGCGGGTCGCCGGCCAGGCGGAGCCCACCGTTGATGCCGCCCGTCACGGCGCCGTTGCCCACCGGTTGGTCGTTGGCGGCGGGGAAGTCCACCGGGCTGGCGCTGTGCTGCGAGACGGTCACGTGGTCGCGCGGGAGAGCACCGAGGTCCTGGTAGCCGACGTAGGCGTTGTCCTGGGTCGTGTTGGTGGTGTCGCGGTTGACGATCAGCCAGGGCTGGTCGGTGTTGGGGTGGGTGTTCGTGGTGGGCTGGGTGATGTTGGTCATCGGGTCGACGTTCCAGAGCCACGACGTCGCCTGGGTGGGGTCGGTGGTGGACCCGGTGACCACCTGGGCGTTGGCCCCGCAGGTCAGGAAGGTCCCGTAGAGTCGGCCGTTGCGGCCGTAGTCGATGGTCTGGTCGCACGGGCCGCCCGCCGTGTTGGCGATCCCCGGGGGTGCCGGGATGGTCCTCCGGTCGGTCCAGGTGGTGCCGCCGTCGATGCTGTAGAGCAGGTCGGCGTTGTTGTTCCACTCGTCGTTGGGGTTGTGGCCGAAGCGGGTGATGGCGATGTGCTGCGGGTTGGCCGGGTCGACCGCGATCGACGGCTCGCCGTAGGTGCCGAGCGTGTTGACGGCGGCGTCCGCGTCGATGATGTTCACGCTCGCGACCCGCTGCAACGGCCGGACCCGCCCGGGCTCCACCGGCCCCGGGGGAACCGTACGGTCGGGCGGCTGGTCGCTCCCGCTGATCCGGCCGTTGCTCTGACCGGCGCTCTGGCTCACCGGCGACGGCGCGTCGGCCCAGGCCTGGGCGGACAGCAGCAGCGGTCCGGCGGCCAGCGAGAGTGCGAGGGCCGCGCCGAGCGGGCGTCTGAGGGGGATCGGTCTGCGGCGGAGTGCGGGTGCCACGGGTCAGTCCTTTCGATCACGTCGGTCACACGACAGGGAGGTGACATTCTGTGATCGAGAGGACTGTGGCAGTCACACGGCGCACTCAGCGCGGTCACGTTCCGCTATGAAAGTCCTGCCAACGGCCGAGCACGCCGGAAATCAGGTCCACCGATCGGTCACGTCGGGCGGCCGGTATCGCCAGCAGGACGCCGAACACCAGCAAGGTGGTGTACCCGACCGTCCGTCCGGCACCAGGAAGCGGACGAAGCCGAACAGCCGGAAACCCCCGAGCCGGTTGGCCAGCAGGCCGGAGCCACCACACCAAGCACCGTTGCAGTACTGGATGATCTATTCCAGGGGGTCAGTGAGCGTAGGCGATCAGTGAGCGTAGGACGGTTTGTCCGGTGGCGTCGTTGCGCCAGATCGCGGTGGTCAGCGCGAGGATGCGTTGCATGACGCGGGCTATGACCCCTCCGGGTGCCTGACCGCCCATCCCACACCCTCCGCAGGCACCCCTTGGAATTGATCATCTAGTAGGGCTTGGTCATCTTGCTATCGGTGCGGGTATGTCGCGGCGGCAGGTGGGGCAGGCGCCGGTCCAGAGGGCGAGGAGTGTCTGCAGTTCACGGACGATCTGGTAGAGACTCAGACCGCCGCTGTGTCTTTTGGGGCGCGAGCCATGCGCCTGAGGGTGCAGAAGGCATGGGCGGCGGAGACGAGGGTGACATGGTGGTGCCAGCCGCCCCAGGTGCGGCCTTCGAAGTGGGCAAGTCCCAGGGCCTGTTTCATCTCCCGGTAGTCGTGCTCGATGCGCCAGCGCAGCTTGGTCAGCCGCACCAGGGTGGCCAGTGGCATGCCGGAGGGCAGGCTGGACAGCCAGAACTGCACCGGCTCGCTCTCGGTGGCGGGCCATTCGGCCAGCAGCCAGCGTTCAGGCAGCTCGGGAGCGTCCGTGGTCTTGCGTAGGCCCCGTCCGGCGGGCCGGACCCTGAGGGCGACGAACCGCGAGTACATGCGCTTGAAGCCGTTTCGGCCCGTGCCCGGCCGGGAGCCTACCCGCCAGGAAACCGGCCGTGCAGCCGCCCGGTACCGCGATGACCAGGTCTTTCACCGTCTGCGCAGGGTCGGGGTACTGCGCTTTCGGTGGCCGGCCGGTGCCCGCGTAGGGGGGCTGGACGGGCCGGGCGTCGGCCGGATGGGCGGTGTGGCGGCAGGAGATCCCGACCGCATAGGGCAGGCTGCGTTCCTCCAGCCCCAGACGGAAGGCGGCGGCATCGCCGTATCCGGCATCCGCCACGACCAAGGGGACATCGACGCCCCACGACCGGGTTTCGTCGATCATGTCCAGGGCCAGCTGCCACTTCTCCACATGCCCCACCTGGGCGGGGATGCCGCAACGGCCGCGGCGGGCGACCTTGGCCGCATCCGCCTGTCCAGAGGCCGGATCCCATGAAGCGGGCACGAACAGCCGCCAGTTCACTGCGGCCGAGGCCTGCTCACGGGCCAGGTGCAGCGACACTCCCACCTGGCAGTTGGTGACCTTGCCCGCGGTGCCGGTGTACTGCCGCGACACACACGCGGACGCGTCCCCGTCCTTGAGGAAGCCGGTGTCGTCAACGATCAGCGCCTCCGGACCGATCGCCTCGTGCATCCTCCAGGCCAGCCGGGCCCGCACATGCGCCGGATCCCACGGGCTGGAGGTGATGAAGTGCGCCAGCGCCTGCCGGTTGCCGTCCTCGCCGAGGCGGGCTGCCATCGGCTCCACCGACTTACGCCGCCCGTCCAGCAGCAGCCCTCGCACATACGCCTGTCCCCACCGCCGCTGGTCCGCACGGAAGAACCCGTCGAACAACTCCGCCGCGAACGCCTCCAGGTCCCCCCGGGCCTCGGTCATCTCCTCAGGTGTCACACCACGACAACGCCACCCACGAGGCAACAGACACGCCACTCAGGAGTGAAGATGACCAAGCCCTACTAGTGCTGGGTTCTTCAAATGATGTACACATATCGGCGGCGTGAGCGTCTGGTGGGTGGTGCAGGTCTGCCTCAGATCCATGGGTTCGCGCGGGAGTTGAGGTGTGTGGTTGCCAGGGTGGTGGCGTAGGCGATGCCGTCGCGGTTGGCGAATGACCGGCCGGCGAGGGCGGCTTTGCGGAAGACGCGCCACCAGCCTTCCTGCAGGTTGAGCCAGCAGGCGCCAACG
Encoded proteins:
- a CDS encoding metallophosphoesterase, which encodes MTDTSNTRPAEGEAQVPRQSRPHRLMRYIPLIAPVLLWAVPCWVLLHTGQHWPVPVTLAGTTLSALGLVGMPLAMVRGHGRRQQDRAAIIGDTLLGTSWVLFTWSVLLGVLLRLALTAAGVGESQDRARIVTWAVLGVTAVLLAWGYAEARRVPCVRGLYVQLPRLGAGLDGLRVVLITDTHYGPLDRTRWSARVCETVNTLEADLVCHTGDIADGTAERRRAQAAPLGTVQATRARVYVTGNHEYYGEAQGWVDLMDELGWEPLRNRHLLLERGGDALVVAGVDDVTAESSGLAGHRAHLAGALNGADPDLPVLLLAHQPKFIDRAAAHGIDLQLSGHTHGGQIWPFHHLVRIDQPALAGLSRHGARTLLYTSRGTGFWGPPFRVFAPSEITLLVLRSPHLPTSM
- a CDS encoding Ig-like domain-containing protein, whose translation is MAPALRRRPIPLRRPLGAALALSLAAGPLLLSAQAWADAPSPVSQSAGQSNGRISGSDQPPDRTVPPGPVEPGRVRPLQRVASVNIIDADAAVNTLGTYGEPSIAVDPANPQHIAITRFGHNPNDEWNNNADLLYSIDGGTTWTDRRTIPAPPGIANTAGGPCDQTIDYGRNGRLYGTFLTCGANAQVVTGSTTDPTQATSWLWNVDPMTNITQPTTNTHPNTDQPWLIVNRDTTNTTQDNAYVGYQDLGALPRDHVTVSQHSASPVDFPAANDQPVGNGAVTGGINGGLRLAGDPRNGTVYALYQEGGVSTSQPHAVNIRLKRSTNGGGSWDLGNATDGLVVASVSSYQGDVGFKFATSNALIGGVQHAAVDPTNGDVFVAYGEAVTGGHNQIRLRRLTDDGAGGLSVGASVNVSTSTEAALPSVAVLSDGTVGVLYLTSDGTNGSAFPIVTAHLARSTDHGATFSDLPLQTFTIAKDNGDARQRFIGDYIQMKAVGTTFYGTFTGNLNGTNQTTQQARDTIFFSVPKQTTQSTLTSSADPSVYGQPVTFTAEVVPTPDGGTVTFRVDGTQLGSPVPVDTTTGTATSDAISTLSVGDHTVDATYSGDLDHLGSTAMSLTQTVNQAPVSTTLASSANGPAAFGEPITFTDTVCPAPPSTSPALPPSGTVTFKDGSTVLGTGTLAPGGGANCAQTQVGSANLLPGSHTITAQYSGDTNFLAGSLESITQQVTCAEVITGDVHGSVRATAPSTCIVDATVHGTVHGAAGGALFIGHSTVFGSVHSSDGTLFGMCDSRATGTLQVDRASGFVVVGDPGDDACAGNRVGGSVHLLDNHSGAELIANQIVGSVDVNGTTGSGPFPDDTRAEIAGNTIRGSLHCTGNVPPPTNDGNPNTVHGTRAGQCANL